One Lepisosteus oculatus isolate fLepOcu1 chromosome 4, fLepOcu1.hap2, whole genome shotgun sequence genomic window, tTCCAGACACCCCACTCAGAGCActgtacaggtcatggggaccccctccacccccaccagtgtgcagccccacctggatgatgcaccagtacactccccacacaccagctctcagtggggacgagagcagagggatggagccagttcagagaggggggttattaacaggccatgactggtaaaggccaatgggaaatttggctgctctgctttcctcggaagacaaattaataatgatgatTAATAATCCCTCGCACctatataatgcttttctggacactccactcagagcgcttcacaggtcatggggatcccctccccAAACACCACcatcccacctggatgatgctccagtcctctccccacgcACCAGCTCTCAGGAGAGCGGAGCGATGAAGCCGGTTCATTTGACTGGGAGCTCTCCAGTGTGCAGGGACGGGATGAGGTGTCTCCTTAATGGCCAGCCCAGCCCTGTAgggctcctccaatcagcagcGACTCTCCTGAGCTTCTCTGCGGGCTGTCGACACCGAGAGAGAGCGAAACGTCGCCCAGACGCGTCGGCTTCGGAGAGGCGCGCCAGACACCTgcagctctttgtgtaaagagccCCAACCCCCGCCTCCTTTATTCCGGTTGCGATGCCGGCGACTGTCGGGAAGGTTCGAACCCGGGCTCCGTTGGTGTTGGCCTGTGCTTTGGTGCACAAACAGGAGAAATATCAGAGCCTCAAAATCACCCCTCCGCTGGGGCGCCCCAGCAGGAGCGTGCAAAGTGTAGCCGGCGATAAAGTCACCCCATCGAGGAGCGGGGTGTTACGTTCGCGTCCGTGTCCAGGGTGATCAAAGCGATTCCCAGCAGCAGAGTGTTACTGGTCCCAGAGAGCCAGAGATGATACCGCCAGATACCTACAAAATCACTCAGATGACACACAGACAGTAGTGCTGCTCAAACCTACCTGGATGCATTAgacactgctttttttttttaagagaaacacATATTCCCTGGGACGTGCTCAGCGCTTAGCAATTAAACAGCGTAAAAAGCCAACGCCATACCAGATGAGATCTTCAAGGTCTTAGCCTGCATTGCAAACTTATCACCTGGAGAAGTCCGGGCCTGCTCCCTCCACTTGTAAGACACTGCCCTAGAGGTGGACAATTTACTTCCCGGCACGCTGAGGCCCTAATTGTATAATGAGCTAGGAAGGAGGCCCTAATTGAGAGTGTCGGGGACTGTTCTGGTGTCCACATTCCAAGACAGATATCGCTGCTCTGAAATCAGTCCAGGGAGGAGCCTCCAGATGCAGTTGTGAGCCGGAAGGAAATATCCCACACTGAACTGGCCCTCGTCTCGCACGCAGTGGCGGAGCCCGGGAGCCGGTACAGGTGTTAGAAATTCTCAAAGGCTCCCCGGCAGTGGGCTTGCTCCGAGTCTGGAGGGAGAGGGGAGCCGGGGAACGCGGTGAACGGCCtcatctctcccctctcctctctcggGTCGCAGTCGAGAGCCGCGGTGAGACGGAGCTTTTTCCGAAGTGCCGCAGTCACATCAGAAGCGTGTCGACCCACAAGCCACCGGGGCGCAGCTGAGCCTTGTGGGTCGCTCCTCAGCCCCCAGTGACCGGACGAGCGATCCCTCTGGTGCGGCGGGGGCTTCGGAACGGGATGTTGTGTCCCCTCTTCCGGGCTTTCGGAAAGATCTGGGCTTGCCGATTTCTGCGCTGcgtgctggggggggggggcgggaggAGAAGGGAGGTCACTGGACCCCGACCCCCGCAGGCCAGGATCTGCGGGCCGGGTCGGGCCGGGTTCGGCGCTGGGGCGAGAGAGGAGAGTGGTGCGGGCTGCCCCTGCCCGGCGCGCACGTCTGGCCCTTGCTCCTGGACTCGGGCCACATGCCCGCTCCCCGGCTCCTCCGCAGTGTTGTCCCTCCTGCAGGCCGAGTTGGCAGGCGGAGCAGGGATTTCTCTCCCAGGGCCACGGCCAGAAAACCGGGAGACTTGGCTGCCGAGCGGGCAGAGGCCCCGGGCTGGTGCCCCCCGGGCGCTTGCTGAATCCGCGCCTCGCTGTGCCTTTGCCGAACGCCCCTTCCTGTCCTTGTGCGCGGCGGAGCCCGGGCCTGGGCCGCGGTCAGGATCCGGGCCCCGCGAAGCCGCGATGCCGGCGGCGGGATAGCGATGGAAGTCCGAGACCTGGAGCCCGCTTGACGGCCGGCGCGCGTGTGCGGCCTCACCGCGTGCCAGGACTGTCGTCCTGAGGTTTTAGCGAGACTGGAAGCAAACGCGCGGTGCGGTGCTTCGCTCTGTCCTTCTTTTTTGGCTTTGTGGCATTTTTCCACACCTGTGGGAGGAATACTGTACGGAAATGGGAATTGCCCTCTCCCTCCGCCCTTTGCGTGAAGTAACGTCTCCCTGTCCTGATGGGAGGATCTCGCCCGGCTCTTTCCTTGGGGAAAATCCAGAGCGTCGGCCCCAACGGggacggctgggcagcttgctccacacccccgccacccctTTGTGTACAGTCGCGCCTCCTGTCCAGAATCTGGGACCCGGGCTCTGGGTGCCAGCCGGGGATGTGACAGCGCTCTCCTCGCCTCACTgtctcccccctcctcccctccaGGTGCCGCGCTCCTGCCAGGAACgagcctcccccctcccccccccccccgcccccacaCCGGGCGCTGGCGGCCGCAGCTCCATGCCAGTCGCcgcccctccctctctccggtGAAGGCCCAGCGACGCAGCGATGAGCAGCAACGGGGCCGGGCAGGGCGCGGCCCGGCCGGAGCCTCCCGCCGAGCTGCCCCCGCCGCCACGGAGGGGCCGGGGCCGGCCCCGGAAACCCGCTCAGGTGAGGAGGAAAATAGCGGATACCCCTCGGGCCCGTGagtgacccctgctggcccctgCCTGCGTTTCATTCGTCGTCATAAtgccaataataaaataataatattgagGCTATATAGCGCTTTTGAAAGTAACTTCTCATGGGGCTTCGCTGGAAGAAAAGGAGATGTAGAACAGAATTAAAATCAAGGGTGATGAAGGTGCCAGGGGGGCAGACCCAAGCACAGGACCGATGCAGGGACTCTCTGCCCCCAAGATGACCCTTGACCTTTGACCTGTAGGCTGAGACAGGCGTCCTTCCGCTGTCCGTGCGCACCAGGCTGCTCGCAGACCTGgggctgccctgccctgccctgccctgccctgcccaccCCCCCCTGTACCCCACTTCTCAAGAGCACCAGGCCCCTCAGCGTTTTTCCGGGGCAGCCGGCGCAGAAACGCGGGAGAGAAAACGCCGGCCCTCTCCCTACCGCGCACCcactctctttttttccccctttccgGCAGGAACCGACGGGTCCCCCAGCCCCGAAGAGACCGCGAGGGAGGCCCCGAGGCAGCAAGAACAAGGGGCCCCGCGCCACCCTTAAGGTGAGGGGGGGGGTCAAAGGTCACATGCAGCTCTGGAGCTCTCTGgagcctggggggggggggggggggttattagtcattttgttcattttaataataaaatgaatcatTAACTCATTCAAGCGTGATGTCAAAGCAGGAGGGGGAACATACAGCTGCAGTCCTGCGCCCCAAAGTTGTGATTCCATTCAGGGGGGCGCGTGGAGCATCGGAAGGGAGGAGGCGGTTCGGCTCATCCGGGCCCGGTTTGGTCATGAGCAGTTAACCGGTCCCGGGAGGGCACCCCGCTGTCCTCTCCCAGGGGCAGCTCGTGAATCGCCCCCGCTGGCCTCTTCACGTGAAGACTAGACCGCGAGGGCAGAGGGACGGTGACGGCGGGGGGCTGCAGGGGCACTGACGTCTTGTGTCCTCTCTTTGTCAGAAGGCAGAGCCCACGGGAGAGAAGAGGCCGAGAGGCAGACCGAGAAAGTGGGTGAGTGTGCCGGCTCCTCGGCTCCTCGGGAGCCCCGATAATTCCTGAATTCCTCCTCTCGAGGGAACCCCATCGGGAGTCTGTTTCAACCTTCAAATAACCAAACCTCTTCGGTCTGGGAAAAGCGGTGCTGCGGGCAGGGGTGTCGTTTTTTAGGAGGTGGCTGGAGGAGGGGGTTCCCTTCCTATCCTTCCCCAACCGTGTTGGTGGTGCTTTGATCCCCTCTTGCTCCTTGAGTGTTTTCCATGCGTCTATCCGAAGCAAGTAACGCTTGCTCCCCTTTATGCAGCGGAGTATTTTCACCGGAACAATCCAGGTGGAGTACCTGGCGCCAGGGTACGACAGCAGGCAGCGTCTCgcccgggaatcgaacccaccACCTTTAGGTCAGGAGTCCAGGACCCTGACCTCTGCTCCTCCACAGACCGCGGGGGTGAGACGCGCCCCATCAGCTCGACTCTGGCCGCAGGAACCGATCGCAAATCCCATCACGCCCGGAGGGGAGTCCGAAGGCCCCTACGCTCTGCTCGTGCGCCTGTGCACACACACCACTCTCATTCGGTAACGCCTTGTGGGCgtttctgacctttcccttcgCCTCACCCGGCGTGCTTCCGCCTCAGGGCGTGAGCTTCGCTCTGCTGTTTGAGCAAACGCATGATGGCATCTCTCTGCGTTCCCCGGTCTTGTCCTGCGCCTGCGCTCTGGCCGTGCTACAGCACCGCTTCACAGGGACAGGCACTGGACTGCACTTGTACCCCTCAGTGCAGGTACAGCACGCGGGGGGCTCGGCCCTGTCGGCCTCAGCCCCGTGTGCGGGGCAGAAGGCGAGTCAGTCCCCTCACCGGGGCAGTTACCTCGAGGGTCACCCCCCGGTGAGTGCTTCTGTCCACACTGGGGCAGATCCGCCCATTAACTGCCTTGGCACCCACTGCGGAGGCTGGTGCGTAGATCCACGCCTCTGGCACCCCGCTGCCCTGTAGTCCCTGTGCTCTGCGGGACGTCTCGTCGGCGCGACGGTCTCGCTCCGTGAGGGGAGGTGGGCCGGTGCTGGCGAGAGCCAGGAGCGGGCAGGGGGATCAATCCCAGGACCCCCACATGCCAGGCCAGCTACAAGAGGCATCCGATGTGCTGGCCACCCACATGTACAGGCCCCTACTCGGTGGGCAAGCCACTCTCTTCCTCTCGCAATGTGCTTCAGATTAGCCCTCTGGAGAGTGTGGGAATGGGGCTGAGGAGTCGGATTGGTGTGGTTTGAGGGACATCAGGAAAGCATTAGGACCTGTGAAGACggttccctcccacagtcctttGTGTCCAGCTCGACGCGCCCGGGCCAAAACTCACATCCTCTCACCTCTGAAACGGCCCCCCGACCCCACCCCACAGACACCCACCCTGTCTGTGAAACCCCAAGGGCAGGACCCCCCTCTCCCAGGCCTTCAACATCAGCCTCCTTACCATCCTGAATCCTGGGGCCCTCAGGTGCCGCCTCAGAACCACAGAGTCTCCCCCAACGTGGGAATGAAATTGCCTCACGTGCACATGTGAGCTGTGTTAATGGTAGCCTTACCTCACTTTCCATGACACTGCCTTTCCTTCCCTTACCTGGTCTTACCCTGCTGTACCTTCCCCTGCCTTGCCTTGCATTAGGGTGCCAGGTGGTCCTGCTGTTCCTCTAAAGCTCTTCCCGCTGTTCCAGCTGTGCTCCGGACTTGCTGAGTGCCGGAAGGCGCAAGTTCCTGGATTTCCTTGTCCAGCATCCttgacctgagctgctgttctCCCTGCCTCAGAAGCGTTACAGGGGTGTATCCCTTCCTGCTCTTTTTCAGTGGGAAGCCGTTTATGCACCGATAAAGCAGTCAAAGCGAGTGTTCTACCTGACGCACACTTCAGGGGATGTCATCGTGACTCACAAATAAGTCGTCAAGTTCGGATCTTCATTGCCAAAACAACCTGTTGCCCGTTATTTGGTTTGGTGAGCTCATGCGATTTAAAGACGTGCGACGCAAATAAAGCCGAGAGCAGACAGCAACCCCCTCAACCCATACATACCGAGTTTATTCACAATGACGGTCTCACAGACAGAAGAACGGACGGCACTTCTGCCGCCAGCTGCTCCTGGGTCACCTGGATCGGCGCTGGATTTCATCCTCATCCGGAGGAGGCCTCTCACGCCAGGGCGTGACACGCCGCCTGCCGGGGGGCGGAGCTGGGGACCTCCACAAGAAGCAGGCCCCTTTCCTCGGACGAGCGAAGCCTGGAGCCTCCCTTCCTGGGGGCATGGCTTTGAGAGACACAAGCGGGACGTGAGGAAAGACGAGGACGGACAGAAAGCAGCTGGGCGGGCGAGCTGGGGAGCCTGCCTCTGCAGGAGCCTGGGAGAAACAGCACTTCTGGCCGCGGGCTCTTCCTGGCTGCGGGCGCGAGCACACGGAAGCCTTCTTCTCATCCCTCAGCTGGTTTTTTCTCAGTACGAGTCGGGTCCTccaggaggagagcagactgCCCGCCCGCGCCCCTCTGCCCGGCTCTCCGCCACGGGGCTcccccctgctgcccccccAGTGTTCCCTGTGTGACCTGCAGGCTGAAGCGCTTCGCCCCCGTGGCTGATCGGGGCGCAGAGAGCGACATTCCAGAGCTTTCCAACCGAGGACACCTTGCCTAGAGGCTGCGAGTGGTTTTCCCGATTCTGGAGAGCGGGGCCGGGGCTGGTGGTGGACCAAGCTTGTCAgtcgtttttttatttctctgaacAGGCTGGAGTTGTACTTCTAGCTCCCTGACTCCTTCCTCCCCCCTGCCTGGCTCTTGCCTTCCCTCTGCTCTCCCTGGCTTGTCCCCTCTTCTTGCACGCCCCCTCGGcggacctgtgtgtgtgtgtgcgcgcgcgcgCCTGCCTCTGTCTGTGCCCCTGCGGTCTGCGCCAGTGCCTGTGAGGCGGGAATGTGTGCAGGGTGCAGGGGAGTCTGGGTAACGGCCAGGGCTGGCTGCGGGGCTGCGGAACAGCGGGGAGGAGGAAATGTgtttgattaaaggaggaaGCGGGTCTGCTGGGGCCCACATTCCACAGATACCACACACAATAGAgagtgggagagagagacagaggcagtAGTCTGCATTCACAAATCAGCCTGGAGTGCGGAGGAGGGGCTAGGAGCAAGGCTGGAACAGAGGCAGCTCGAGCCCATTGGTTGTTtcagacaagggggcgtgtctaTGGCAAGTAGGGGAGGGGCTAGAAGGTAATGCTGGGAGGAGGTTGGCTTGGCCTTAGGCTTAGATTTCACTCTGGGCTTTAATGAGCCACAGAGCATAGGAGTCTTCTAAACTCCTTTAGCTgcgttttaaataaaagcacagcagatctggaagggctgcatcagtagtgacaaataaaacatttcactgcCAAGGCAACTTTTGCTGAGAAAAGCCTGAAGCCAATGAACAGATCATTCAGCTTGTCTCAGAAGTGAAAGGGGCGCGGTACCGGATGCGACGCGGTCCACGGGCACGCCGCGTGAGGGCCGTCGGCAGCCTAGTCGAGGAGAGAAAACGCAGGGCGCCTCCCGGTGAAGGAAGGAGCCGGGCCCGGAGCCCCATCAGCCCTGCCTGTGCTTGCAGGCTTCTCCAGAGGCTCCCAGGAGTCACCCAGGGCACCCGCGGAGCCCCGGAGACACGGAGGAAtcgaacccccccccccccccccccggcgtGCCGGAGGAGCAGGGCCGCCCGACCCCGTCCTCCCAGCCCGGCTCCCGGACCCGGGCCCGGACCGCCCTGCGCCCCAGACGGGCGTTCTGTCGGCGGCTGCGACTGCAGTCGAAATCTCCATGGATTCCTGGAAGAATTCAGGAAATAATAAAGTATTCCTGATGGATTACGGCGCTAATTTGGTTCCAGaaggccttttttttttgcaggagtCATCTGCGGTGCTTTGTGTGGGGAAGCGCAGCTGGATGTACTTAGCCGGTATTTTCGGAGTCTGATCGGCTTATCAAGCTCCAGCCCCTGGATTAATGCAACAGTGCGCTGCTAGGGCATTGAATGAGCAATACCCCTCTGCTGCCACGCTGCCTAATGTTTTATGGTCCCGTACTAATTTCCTTACAGCATAAAACCAATATTGGAGTCATGCAATGCTCCCATAACACTCCTGCGCTGCGCTGGCTGCATGGCCTGCATGGCTGCCTGGACGTCTGTGTCAGACCCTGTGCGGCGCACAAGCCCAGCGAGTCTCCGTCAGCCCGCTGGCCCAGTCCCTGCAGCGAGAGTGACACTGGATGTGGAGTGGAAGGGCTCCGTCTGCAGCTCACAGGCCACCCAGACTCAAACCCGGGGCCTGAGCGGGCAGGGGGCTCGGCGCACTCTGAAAGGGTTGTTATTCGGAGGCCGGTCCCCTCCTCTCCGCGCCAGAGAGTGCCACTGGCTCCCTGCCAGCAGCCCTGCTCCAGTGACTCGCTGCTCGGAAATGTCTGCCAGATGGAATTCGGCTCCCGTCCGCCAACTCCcctcctctctttctctccttcttCCCTCGCTCCCTTCTTCAGCTTCCGCAGCTGACCTGGGGGGCAGACGGGATCTTCCTCCGTTTCCCGCTCCTCCTCCCCTGGAGGGGCTGGGGTCCCGGGACCTGTCGCTCTCTCTCTCCGGCGGGAATCGGGCTTCCCTGCGCCCGAGCTCTGGGAGCTGGAAGCTCTCCCCCACGCGGGGGTCTTCCTGGGCCGCCACATACCCACGGACGAAAAAAGAGGGAGGGGGTCGGCATCTTAAACAACGAGTGGGGTCTGGGGGGGGGGTCAGTATTATAAATAAAGGTCGtgcaccccccctccccccccccagcttTAAGTGGGGCATGGCCAGAGACCTGCTCCAGACCGACCTCCCCGCTGGACGTGTGCGCTTTCTGTGCTTTCTGGCACGTCTGGGCCCAGCCGGCCCAGAGCCGTGCAGCCCCCCCACACGTGCTGCTGGCTGTGTCAGCCCCGTTTCCCTTCCCATCACCTCTCCTTCCTGTGCTTTGCCCTCCTCTTCATGCCCTCTCCGAACCCTCTTCTTCACCCCCTATCTCCGCCTAACGTGAGCTGTTCTCTGGATGTGTGAGAAGCCCGTCTCCGTTTTTATGAATGGGACGCCTCTTTCTGGCTCCCCTACTGCCCTGGACAACTGCCAGTCAACTGTGCCAGCCCCGCCCCCCTGGCTCCTCCCCCCCTGCCCCACCCCTGACCCCCCAGCCAGCCAGCCCACATCTGTGAGGCTGTTTGTCAGAGGAAAGAGGCTGGGAGTCCTCTCACATTGTTTACAACACAGCAAACAGACTCCCCCTCTGACCAGCCGCTGGGTCTGTAATGAAAGTTACACTGGGGAAGTGGGCTATATAGCTATGCATTGCTACAACCCTCTCCTACGTGCAAAGCTCTCTGAGATTCTTTGAAGTTAAAGGACTGTGTAAATGCAAAtaattgttatttattaataatttattagtagtagtagtagtttgAAATGGACACCTTGATTTCTCACCCCTCATAGCTACCTGTGGTTTTGGGACAGTGGTGCAGGATTGTAGACAGGATTGTCCCGTTCTAGGTTTTTCCTGCTCTGCGCAAGACAAACTATAAACTTTTATTAATGAGAAGAAGAATGAGGAAgtgacagttgttttttttttgtcttgttgcAGCCCCAGAAGGTGGTCCAGGAAGAAGGACAGCAGGTAGGAGAGGTCGCCATGACAACAACCCCCCTGCCCCGCCCCCTGCCCATTGACCCCGCCCCCTGGCGCCGCCATGCCAgcaaaatgtttgaaattcaACTTTTGCCATAAAGCCCGGTTTTATCGGTGCATGTGATGAGGATGAAAAAAATGTGATCTGTTGGGTCTAGTTTCACCTGGGCCAATCTAGTTTTGCAAGGAGCATCTGCTTCCTGAGGTTACCCTCATCCAAAATGGCTCATTTAAATAACATGAAAACGATGACCGGGCAAAACTCCccgcttctttttttttacaatggttTCCAGCGAATCTATGGACTTGTCCCGGCTAACCTCGATTTGGCCGAGTCGGCCAAGGGAGACTGCTGAAAGAAaatttactttgggattcaCCAGACGTCCCTTGGCGAAACGGGATGGTCCCAGGAAGAACCTCATTGAGCAGTGACGTGTGTCTGATATCTGTAGGTTACACAATCGCGCAGGCTGCGGTGTGGCGCTGATGTCAGAGTGTCGCACCGGAGATGTCTAGATGCTGCTGGTGTGGGGAAAAGATGGCTTGTGCAGATGGAGAGAGCACTGGCCTGCCTCCCGGCCCGGGGTCACTGCCTCACTTCAGAGAGCCTTGTCGTCTCTGTGGGTCAGTAACGCAAGCAGGCTGCACCCTGCCTGTTGTAATGGTGATGCGGCATACTGCCTCTTCTGAGAGGTGAGTCCGTGTGGAATATTGACTCTGGTTTAGAAGTGAAACACTTTTGCAGCgattgttacaaaaaaaaaaaccctcggAAATTTTTGCAATAACGATGAATGTGAAAGGGCACTCCTGCTTTTACTGGTATACTGGTGGCTCCACGGGTTGAATTTCCTTAGAAGAGCTGGCCTGACTAACAGCACCGTCATTTGAACTGACAAGAGCTGGTTGGAAATAGAACTGTATTCCACTTATTCATATTAACCCTTTCACTATACATCACCTAGATTAAAATGGGCGTAGGTCAGAGCAGCAAATTTCCCCTGAAAACCACAGAGACAAAGTCCTTCTCGTGTTTCTCGTTCTGTGACTCTTGCTCGGCACTTGCGATCTGTCATGGCTCAGGGAGGCTGACCTCTTCGGCTGAAATAGGGTCAGGGCCCTGACACGAGCTTGGCCTCGCGCTTCGGGAGCTCCCTTCTGTCACAGCCGAAGACAGCGGGGTCGCTCTGGTTTCCCCTCCGCAGGGCCTGCGGCTGTGCGGCGCACTTCTTCGGCTCACGCAACCCACTCGGGGCGCAGTGTGTCAGGTCAGGCGCAGGAAGTGCAGAACGGtcataaatgagaggaggcatCCAGCTCACCTGTCTGAATTTAAGTAGCTGGCTGATCCCGGGATTGCAGGGTATCGGCTTTGACAACTTGACAGGGTAggctgttccagactcccaccaccctttgtgtaaggaaaTGCCACCTCCTCTCCATTTTAAATTCTCTTTCTTTAACCGCAGTTTCACACTCATGTCCTCTAGCTCATGGTGCATTGTTAATTCTGAAGAAGCCCGATCGGTTGACTTTGCCAGCCTTCTCTCCCCCTACCCCACACCctccctgctctctctctctctcacttgcACTCGTAGGCCTGTGGGTAAAGGGGTGACTGATGTCCTGCAGCTGCCAGGGGATGCCCACAGTGGTCCTGTTGACATGGCTGCGTAGCTCTTTCTGCGCGGCCACTGAAGATGAAGGGTGTCTTGTCTGACAGGGCTGCACAAGAAATCAACAGGGCATTTTTTCTGACCCAGAGTTTGAGTCTGGCCAAGAACCCCATGTCCCCTCACATTTCACGAATACTTCCATTTGCATCCCCTCGAGATCAGTTTGAAACAGCATTGGCTATTTCCAGTGGTTTCCACATCTGACCACAGGTATTTAAAGAACTGAAAGCATCCATATAAACTTCATCCATTTTTTAGGGAACGCCAAAAAGTACGTTTGTGTTCTCGTGTCTGCTGTTTTGTTGGAAATGTCAATTAACAGACTTttgcaaaatgctgttttttttaacgagCGTCAAACTAATTTGAAGTAGAAGAAGCAGCACAAAACCCTGCAGCAtaaaactgctttataccaCTTTGCTTTCAGAAAAATGCTTTTTCAACCTCCTTTTGAAATACAGTGTTCAGCCTTTAAGCAGTGGCTATGTCTACCACAGTGCtgaacagacacacaaacaatgGGATATCACACAGCATCACCATATCTTACATCCCTTTCCACGCCACTGTGCTGCAGTGGTCTCACCTACATTTTAATGGTGTGATTGACCCTCAATTGCATAACGAGCGGAAGACCATGTAAACGAGAACGGTCTGCAGGAGCCTGCAATGGAATTAAATGAAGGAGCCAACATCTTCTGCCGTGGAGTCAGAAGATGCAGCACAGAGCTGCCATTTCTGCGTCGTCCTCAAGGTCCGCTTGCAAGCATGACTTCTTTGCCTTGCAACCGACTTTAGCTGTTGATTGGCAAAAGGAGGTTTTTttagaactgtttttttctgctggaaCAGAAACGTCTTATCACCATTACTTACTCAGAACGAACTCTTTCACTGCCCTACTTGTCCTCTGACCCTCACCGCCCCACCTGCCCTGTTTGCCCCACTCCGTCGGAAACCGAAAATCTTCAactgtctgtctgcctctctTTCTCACTTTCACTCAGCCTAGCagccccaga contains:
- the LOC138238448 gene encoding high mobility group protein HMGI-C, translated to MSSNGAGQGAARPEPPAELPPPPRRGRGRPRKPAQEPTGPPAPKRPRGRPRGSKNKGPRATLKKAEPTGEKRPRGRPRKWPQKVVQEEGQQGEPEEAGEGPSQPERGGGAD